One stretch of Leishmania braziliensis MHOM/BR/75/M2904 complete genome, chromosome 6 DNA includes these proteins:
- a CDS encoding RNA-binding protein-like protein: MPNTCSNGQQLHTSPVMRATGDSDMTAPSGGGGGGGGVGDGVTHVLGSPGDGVGGAGLQPHPLRRQFGLHRCADAFGGDEGNASAAPARVVTPESGGGAHRSGEVDVCVSSLSFTQRHAQFSRCGLLGGVSEPLRTVECGLTGASSTTQELMASGSTVAATEKHFLSSSAPSLSLSLQEKPHSAIVAPTSRGSNAAATVGSRTHPFAAAVSDSGTASRSSSFGDARTAGGNGSGDVYGGHIVKPLLRSRSGRSGASSSGGGFFNGGADGDGNDAGESIALQAAVDAAVRFDDLASEDDMVGRGGERRAFLHADTTALSHLLAEAHDSDDDTFTCTPCTNVDLLSPFSMPGCRGDSGSERHWPHSPLAPDIQQCGCEGDRSTDGRPQELSRADFLGVTYPSAAVVASNQRAAIGAAIASSSLPYLAASGNAIVPPLQSMQPRTSPAAVSITNPTPTVTPLPTGYAAAHMQKHQPRYSYFMTSASAVLNPAIPTPSLASPQQPSLSMPPSMSGVPQALPPQRPRHRHRQCSSSMHPSPHSCKTPPIAVTHIFPASATAIAAAGNMSRFWLVSPPQPSIAAAHHCPSASGAPMGGSAAVQNGADVNFALPSGTVGSGTSAGVGAQTPSNSLLSSPGVQPFYMYQVPQATLAVEPQQAQQQPPGNTNVLLYSPPQAYVGSGQVVAAHVASVSPSTAAVLGDSTQPRSPSPPTISYHLSAATPQHHQQVIGGYILTPSASAAAAAAAAATPSEESSRPSRNLYFRNLPLSWNTSMLRELCSRYGAVLSAKVAHHSTTNESLRYGFVLFEQKHSAVTCMMMLNQAHVRAEGEEPRTLFVRMAHATAAPGFQEEGASDSVSSSLCQPMESTPLSGLANRAVTVGGRLPQRVFQQQQQQQPANGLLSPRAPLSGSESIMLLPLGSAPRFPSCELTSVSPGDEHRGQARRHSIGDSIKTNANDSLDISCAGGDSLRCTSPVGGASKSSTVAASRESIPSSFSEVRNFISAKGSAKTSASPLRGLPRFPSESKTLSVLSPYPTHQQQRQQEQEGSLSYSSASATRAFTAGATAMAAAAAQRAGYRFCSPLSLSPSDTASLLLSPSVPRSSVQLPRSCHTPSASAFVHASSTKPAPTGTGTGTASATMSTRNVYITNLPLTWNTTKLRELCSQYGEIVSASVAHHPKTNESRGYGFVLFADERDAASCVVTLHQHHVPNSPNVLSCRFAKDKATPSIAYTLLSQAHEPGTDSLDSGSGSPLLASAVGGRPTTSTSKTMAPMVSKGGYAEVLERIPASNDSDDGTSGSARDAVCMPIDVFCTLQQRMRMRCAQNISEQQKSKRNGMEDDSGPTSAAAMADVESEGLEKVMRCCVVYGAQVPTQGYGCVRPVDCRNTSFRRAVTRSHAVGAVGDAAQLLSGPPAELLTPISSGLQSAGTTLSAEHGDPRVKIAGATDAAAPTTSSETVVCTYAIAVGRVQSASPALAGTVAMPAVSSTRRRISVEVPYEQPHRVGTSDVESVNRVETPEMMTSPATPPELWYTCTLFTTPLAAEAFVREASKATTGSVATIDTERGDFSTSGGGNAGASMEQFPCKGKNSVPVTSSSSSSPAGEKTAGNQSMRFGLRDRVMVLSSAPLAMPAATPSTSSANTTTANCARLLTTEELYSQRRPTITPQQQQQPIMCLPSPADAFLRSPLSHAAHYTCPRVKLASPTAGASLLSPTPMMVVGGDGDGSSNPVGSLAFPQGLGISASTGASGWYPSATAADYAYLLDSPSSSLSINVSTGTHILSDLAMPPLGVGLNVSNVSSPHSAVFNAAGPGSRPGRPASTAPAPADVFAAPLTPT, translated from the coding sequence ATGCCGAACACCTGTTCGAatgggcagcagctgcacacctCGCCTGTAATGCGTGCCACTGGCGACTCTGATATGACGGCGCcgagtggaggaggaggaggaggaggaggtgtgggtgATGGTGTCACACACGTTCTCGGATCACCAGGGGACGGTGTCGGTGGCGCCGGGCTGCAGCCGCATCCACTGCGACGGCAGTTTGGTCTTCACAGATGCGCTGATGCATTCGGCGGCGACGAAGGAAACGCATCCGCAGCACCAGCCAGAGTAGTAACCCCGGAAtcaggtggtggtgcacatCGCAGTGGTGAGGTCGATGTCTGCGTCTCTTCCCTCAGCTTCACACAGCGCCACGCGCAGTTCTCGAGGTGTGGGCTGCTTGGTGGTGTCAGTGAGCCCCTGCGGACAGTCGAGTGCGGCCTTACTGGCGCATCCTCCACAACGCAAGAGCTGATGGCATCGGGGTCAACAGTCGCAGCGACAGAGAAACATTTTCTATCTTCTTCGGCGCcatcgctctccctctctttgcaAGAGAAGCCCCACTCCGCTATCGTGGCGCCCACCAGCCGGGGGAGCAACGCAGCCGCAACAGTAGGCAGTCGCACCCACCCATTCGCGGCAGCAGTCAGTGATAGCGGTACCGCCAGCCGTAGTAGCAGCTTCGGTGATGCTCGCACAGCTGGGGGCAACGGCTCGGGAGATGTGTACGGTGGCCACATTGTaaagccgctgctgcggtcgagAAGCGGGCGgagcggcgccagcagcagcggcggcggcttctTCAATGGGGGTGCAGATGGCGATGGGAACGATGCAGGTGAATCGATTGCCCTTCAAGCGGCCGTCGACGCGGCTGTGCGCTTCGACGACCTCGCGAGTGAGGACGACATGGTGGGCAGAGGCGGTGAGAGGCGCGCGTTTCTGCACGCCGACACCACAGCGCTTTCTCACTTGCTTGCAGAGGCtcacgacagcgacgacgacacgtTCACGTGCACCCCCTGTACGAACGTGGATCTCCTGAGCCCTTTTAGCATGCCAGGCTGCCGCGGGGATAGTGGCAGCGAGCGGCATTGGCCCCACTCCCCGCTGGCGCCAGACATTCAGCAATGCGGTTGCGAGGGAGACCGGAGCACTGATGGCCGCCCACAGGAGCTGAGCCGCGCTGACTTCCTCGGTGTTACATATCCCTCAGCGGCAGTCGTCGCTTCCAATCAGCGCGCCGCTATTGGAGCTGCGATTGCGTCCTCATCGCTACCATATTTAGCGGCTTCTGGCAACGCGAtcgtgccgccgctgcagtcCATGCAGCCACGGACTTCGCCAGCCGCTGTTTCTATCACTAACCCAACGCCCACCGTGACGCCGCTACCGACAGGCTATGCAGCTGCACACATGCAGAAACACCAGCCACGCTATTCCTATTTCATGACAAGCGCTAGCGCGGTACTCAACCCCGCCATCCCGACACCCTCTTTGGCCTCGCCGCAGCAACCCTCGTTGTCTATGCCGCCCTCTATGAGCGGGGTGCCGCAGGCACTTCCACCGCAACGGCCGCGCCACCGACACCGCCagtgctcctcctcgatgcATCCTTCGCCGCATAGCTGCAAAACGCCGCCGATAGCGGTGACGCACATCTTCCCTGCTAGTGCGACTGCGATAGCAGCGGCGGGCAACATGAGCAGGTTCTGGCTCGTCTCACCGCCGCAGCCATCGATCGCGGCAGCTCACCATTGCCCCAGTGCCAGTGGGGCCCCGatgggcggcagcgctgctgtacaGAACGGCGCCGACGTTAACTTTGCCCTTCCGTCAGGCACAGTGGGCAGTGGGACGAGTGCTGGTGTTGGTGCGCAGACGCCGAGCAACTCGCTTTTATCTTCCCCTGGCGTTCAGCCGTTTTACATGTATCAGGTGCCGCAGGCAACACTCGCAGTGGAGCCACAGCAGGCGCAACAACAGCCGCCAGGAAATACTAACGTGCTGCTCTACTCCCCACCGCAGGCGTATGTTGGGTCAGgccaggtggtggcggcacaTGTGGCTTCGGTGTCGCCCAGCACGGCTGCCGTGCTGGGCGACTCGACGCAACCACGTTCGCCGTCACCCCCGACCATCTCGTATCACCTTTctgccgccacgccgcagcaccaccagcaggTCATCGGAGGGTACATCCTGACGCCGagtgccagcgccgctgccgccgctgctgcagctgccacccCGTCGGAGGAGTCCAGTCGCCCGTCTCGTAATTTATATTTTCGAAATCTCCCCCTTTCGTGGAACACCTCAATGCTGCGCGAGCTCTGCAGCCGCTACGGCGCTGTCCTCTCAGCCAAGGTAGCGCACCACTCGACGACAAACGAGTCGCTCCGGTATGGTTTCGTGTTATTTGAGCAGAAACATAGCGCGGTGACTTGCATGATGATGCTGAACCAGGCGCATGTCCGcgcggagggcgaggagccGCGCACGCTGTTCGTGCGGATGGCTCACGCAACGGCCGCGCCAGGCTTCCAGGAAGAGGGTGCCAGTGACAGCGTCAGCTCCAGCCTTTGCCAACCGATGGAGTCGACGCCGCTTTCGGGCTTGGCGAACCGGGCAGTCACGGTTGGAGGAAGGCTGCCACAGCGGGtcttccagcagcagcagcagcagcagccggcgaATGGGCTCCTCTCCCCGCGCGCACCACTGTCCGGCTCTGAGTCGATAATGCTACTGCCACTTGGCTCTGCGCCGAGGTTTCCCAGCTGCGAGCTAACCAGTGTTAGCCCAGGCGACGAACATCGGGGACAGGCGCGCCGCCACTCAATCGGCGACAGCATCAAGACGAACGCGAATGACTCGTTAGACATCTCGTGCGCCGGCGGCGACTCGCTGCGGTGCACTTCTCCAgtcggcggcgccagcaagagcagcaccgtGGCCGCCTCCAGGGAGTCTATACCGTCATCCTTCTCCGAGGTACGCAACTTCATAAGCGCCAAGGGATCGGCGAAGACCTCGGCGTCGCCACTGCGAGGCCTTCCTCGCTTTCCCTCAGAGAGCAAGACACTGTCGGTGTTGTCTCCCTATCCAAcacaccaacagcagcggcagcaggagcaggagggctctctctcctactcATCCGCGTCGGCGACCAGGGCCTTCACGGCCGGAGCGACCGccatggcagcagcggcggcccaGCGTGCAGGCTACCGTTTCTGTagccctctctcgctctcccccagTGACACCGCCTCCCTGCTGCTCTCACCATCAGTGCCGCGCTCGagcgtgcagctgccgcgttCGTGTCACACGCCTTCGGCCTCTGCATTCGTCCACGCGTCCTCGACAAAGCCCGCCCccaccggcaccggcaccggcaccgcctccgccaccatgTCCACCCGCAACGTGTACATCACGAACCTCCCTCTCACGTGGAACACAacgaagctgcgcgagctgtGCAGCCAGTACGGCGAGATTGTCTCCGCGTCAGTGGCGCATCACCCGAAGACGAACGAGTCGCGCGGCTACGGCTTTGTCCTGTTTGCGGACGAGCGCGACGCGGCCTCCTGTGTCGTGACActgcaccagcaccacgTGCCGAACTCGCCGAATGTGCTGAGCTGCCGCTTTGCGAAGGACAAGGCGACGCCGTCCATCGCCTACACGCTCCTGTCGCAGGCACATGAGCCCGGAACCGATTCGCTTGACAGTGGAAGCGGTAGtccccttctcgcttctGCCGTAGGTGGACGGCCTACTACTTCCACGTCCAAGACGATGGCGCCGATGGTCTCGAAGGGGGGCTATGCTGAGGTATTGGAGCGAATCCCCGCTAGCAATGATAGCGACGACGGCACCAGCGGTAGCGCCAGGGATGCAGTCTGCATGCCGATTGACGTCTTCtgcacgctgcagcagcggatgCGTATGCGGTGTGCGCAGAACATcagcgagcagcagaagtCGAAGCGCAACGGTATGGAGGACGACAGCGGCCCCACGAGCGCTGCGGCGATGGCCGATGTGGAGTCGGAAGGGCTCGAGAAagtgatgcgctgctgcgtcgtctACGGCGCTCAGGTGCCGACACAGGGGTATGGCTGCGTGCGCCCCGTGGACTGCCGCAATACCTCTTTTCGCAGGGCTGTCACTCGATCGCACGCCGTCGGCGCTGTCGgtgacgcagcgcagctgctcagtGGGCCTCCTGCAGAGCTGTTGACGCCGATCTCATCGGGGCTGCAATCAGCTGGCACCACCCTCTCTGCAGAACATGGTGACCCGCGTGTGAAAATTGCTGGTGccaccgacgccgccgcgccaacGACATCGTCGGAGACGGTGGTGTGCACGTATGCAATTGCCGTTGGCCGTGTGCAGTCTGCTTCCCCCGCACTCGCCGGTACAGTCGCTATGCCGGCAGTCTCCAGCACCAGGCGCCGCATTAGCGTCGAGGTGCCATACGAGCAGCCGCACAGAGTCGGCACGTCAGACGTGGAGAGCGTGAATCGGGTCGAGACACCAGAGATGATGACATCGCCAGCCACTCCACCGGAGCTGTGGTACACCTGCACGCTCTTCACTACTCCTTTAGCTGCCGAAGCATTCGTGCGGGAGGCCTCTAAGGCAACCACAGGATCCGTCGCCACCATAGACACCGAGCGAGGCGACTTCAGCaccagtggcggtggcaatGCGGGCGCGTCGATGGAGCAGTTCCCCTGTAAAGGCAAGAACTCCGTGCCGGtgacctcctcctcctcttcatcgCCGGCTGGTGAGAAGACGGCCGGCAATCAATCGATGCGGTTTGGGCTTCGGGATCGGGTAATGGtgctcagcagcgcaccgttggcgatgccggcggccaccccctccacctcctctgcgaATACCACGACAGCTAATTGCGCGCGCCTGCTCACTACAGAGGAGTTGTATTCACAACGAAGACCCACAATcacacctcagcagcagcagcagccgataATGTGCTTGCCGTCCCCCGCCGACGctttcctccgctctccgcTATCGCACGCTGCACACTACACGTGCCCACGGGTGAAGTTGGCAAGCCCTACTGCTGGAGCATCACTACTGAGTCCGACACcgatgatggtggtgggcggtgacggtgatggcagcagcaacccAGTGGGATCGTTGGCTTTTCCGCAAGGCCTTGGGATCAGCGCTTCCACCGGTGCGTCTGGCTGGTATCcgtcagcgacagcagcggacTACGCCTATCTGCTTGACTCTCCTTCGTCCTCCTTGTCCATTAATGTGAGCACGGGAACGCACATCCTCTCCGACTtggcgatgccgccgctgggGGTGGGGCTGAACGTGTCAAACGTGTCGAGTCCCCACTCGGCGGTGTTCAATGCGGCGGGGCCGGGCAGCCGTCCAGGCCGTCCGGCATCAACGGCGCCCGCTCCCGCCGACGTCTTTGCCGCTCCGCTGACACCCACTTAG